Part of the Deltaproteobacteria bacterium genome, CGAGATTCGTGCCGCTCGGCCCGGACCGGACGCGAATCTCGGCGGCGATCGCGTCGACCGGTGCGGGGCCGAGAAAGTTCGGATTGCCCGGCGTGGCGACGTACGCGACGACGTCGACGTCGCCCGCCGGCGAGCGCATCCGCTCGACGAGCCGCTCGTAGCCGGCCTGCTCGCGGCGATCGAGCCGCGCCAACACGCCGGCCGCGTCGGCCCCGCGCACGCGGTACGCGATGCCGTCGCACCGGGCCCCCGGCCGGCGCACCAGCGTCACCACGCGGCCGGGAGCCCCCGGGCGGCCGCGGTGATCCGGCGATCCCTGCC contains:
- a CDS encoding gamma-glutamylcyclotransferase, which codes for MDDVWIFGYGSLLWRPDLPFVERRVGHVRGWARRFWQGSPDHRGRPGAPGRVVTLVRRPGARCDGIAYRVRGADAAGVLARLDRREQAGYERLVERMRSPAGDVDVVAYVATPGNPNFLGPAPVDAIAAEIRVRSGPSGTNLDYALRLAGALRDLGAVDEHVFAVAERLR